One Rhipicephalus microplus isolate Deutch F79 chromosome 4, USDA_Rmic, whole genome shotgun sequence genomic window carries:
- the LOC119172867 gene encoding uncharacterized protein LOC119172867, protein MTSYFGNLSPGATGWPTGAQDPHLYAPSKYSAAPAGYVDTPGAHHHQYAAAAAAAAAAAAASATFGSGGRYPYSGRFDAAPKGLGYDAHQHPMSPSHPHHHHHGHPQHAHHQSLGLPPSHHHHNMLPQQQQPGAACYEPPNVAPYYSAAVPARPPPETHAHVAPTSAAVASKEYGKPTSTVSPFAAIVKPQQQQPQQQATQFPGQSSAASSPVAATPGSNGAGSQPDGNGPGTPESYAGSAGSAEPVSGNERQGSPTNAQSPSKTDNFYPWMKSYSDSSQGPKRTRQTYTRYQTLELEKEFHFNRYLTRRRRIEIAHALGLTERQIKIWFQNRRMKAKKENKLQGGLLVPKPGNELVSVLQDSKGLGATMLDSVVYS, encoded by the exons ATGACCTCGTACTTCGGCAACCTGAGCCCGGGCGCGACAGGCTGGCCCACCGGCGCCCAGGACCCGCACCTCTACGCCCCGTCCAAGTACTCGGCCGCGCCGGCAGGTTACGTCGACACACCCGGAGCCCACCACCACCAGTACGCGGCGGCTGCGGCCGCAGCTGCCGCCGCCGCAGCGGCATCGGCGACCTTCGGCTCCGGCGGCCGCTACCCGTACTCGGGCCGCTTCGATGCAGCTCCCAAGGGACTCGGATACGATGCCCACCAGCACCCGATGTCGCCGTCCCATCCCCACCATCACCACCATGGCCATCCGCAGCACGCTCACCACCAATCCCTGGGTTTGCcgccttctcaccaccatcacaacatgctgccgcagcagcagcaacccgGGGCGGCGTGCTACGAGCCCCCAAACGTGGCTCCGTACTACTCGGCCGCTGTTCCTGCCAGGCCTCCTCCCGAGACGCACGCCCACGTGGCCCCGACGTCGGCGGCGGTCGCCTCGAAGGAGTACGGCAAGCCGACCAGCACCGTCTCTCCCTTCGCTGCCATCGTCAAGCCGCAGCAACAACAGCCTCAGCAGCAGGCGACGCAGTTCCCGGGCCAGAGTTCGGCGGCTTCGAGTCCAGTGGCGGCGACTCCCGGTAGCAACGGCGCGGGatcgcagcccgacggcaacggTCCCGGCACTCCCGAGAGCTACGCCGGGAGCGCTGGCAGCGCGGAGCCGGTTTCCGGGAACGAGCGCCAGGGGTCTCCCACGAACGCGCAGTCTCCAAGCAAGACGGACAACTTCTACCCGTGGATGAAGTCGTACTCAG ATTCCTCGCAAGGACCCAAGCGGACGCGGCAGACTTACACCCGATACCAGACCCTGGAGCTGGAGAAGGAGTTCCACTTCAACCGCTACTTGACGCGGCGCCGGAGGATAGAGATCGCGCACGCCCTGGGCCTGACCGAGCGCCAGATCAAGATCTGGTTCCAGAACCGGCGCATGAAggccaagaaagaaaacaagcttcAAGGCGGACTCCTCGTTCCAAAGCCTGGAAACGAACTAGTTAGTGTGCTTCAGGACTCCAAGGGGCTCGGTGCGACTATGCTGGACAGTGTGGTTTACAGCTGA